The Halomicronema hongdechloris C2206 genome includes a window with the following:
- a CDS encoding DUF4278 domain-containing protein produces MELIYRGTAYQAAIAGIEATETTQTGTFLGRSYKMKQTPVAQRQSTHQLTYRGVRYSG; encoded by the coding sequence ATGGAATTGATTTATCGCGGCACCGCTTACCAAGCTGCCATCGCTGGCATTGAGGCTACCGAGACCACCCAGACCGGTACCTTTCTCGGCCGCTCCTACAAAATGAAGCAGACACCGGTAGCCCAGCGCCAGTCTACCCACCAGTTGACCTATCGCGGCGTGCGCTATAGCGGCTAG
- a CDS encoding M16 family metallopeptidase, producing MASSLVLDRTQSALAVPTVHRLANGLTIIAQQMAFEAVNLNLWLRVGSVVEPDSINGMAHFLEHMIFKGTPELACGEFERLIEARGALTNAATSQDYTHFYLTTAPQDFAALAPLQLQLVLNPRLTDDDFERERPVILEEIRRAYDNPHRRTFYHAMELAFDRLPYRRPVLGPVQVVETLTAQQMREFHRRWYQSEQMTAVVVGHLPVEQLIDTVVQGFEAAQSCRQSWSPHADTESRLNLTREHPFTTIQRRHHCDRTLQQAQLVMSWRVPGMADLMETHALDVLASVLGRGRLARLVRDLREERGWVSSVSASNLTYGQQGAFTLFAQLPVEHLERVEAIIVDHIRHLQNQPITIDELARVCTQVSNGYVFGSETPSDRAGLYGYYHTLTGTIDHALDYPARIQALSPAEIQAAAQQYLDPDAYGLVVMQPEAG from the coding sequence ATGGCTTCTTCCTTGGTCCTTGATCGGACACAATCTGCTTTAGCAGTCCCTACGGTCCATCGCCTTGCCAATGGGTTGACCATCATCGCTCAGCAGATGGCGTTTGAGGCGGTGAATCTAAACCTTTGGCTGCGGGTGGGCTCGGTGGTAGAGCCGGATTCGATCAACGGCATGGCCCACTTTCTGGAGCACATGATCTTCAAGGGCACGCCTGAGTTGGCCTGTGGTGAGTTTGAGCGACTGATCGAGGCTCGAGGCGCCCTGACCAATGCCGCCACCAGCCAAGATTACACCCACTTCTATCTGACCACAGCGCCCCAGGACTTCGCCGCCCTAGCGCCGTTGCAACTGCAACTGGTGTTGAATCCCCGGCTGACAGACGATGACTTTGAACGGGAGCGGCCTGTAATCCTAGAAGAAATCCGTCGGGCCTATGACAATCCCCATCGGCGTACCTTCTATCACGCCATGGAATTGGCCTTTGACCGGCTGCCCTATCGCCGCCCTGTCCTGGGGCCAGTTCAGGTGGTAGAAACCCTGACGGCTCAGCAGATGCGGGAATTTCATCGGCGCTGGTATCAGTCTGAACAGATGACGGCAGTGGTGGTGGGACACTTGCCGGTGGAGCAGCTGATCGATACGGTAGTGCAGGGGTTTGAGGCGGCTCAGAGTTGTCGTCAATCCTGGAGCCCCCACGCCGATACAGAGTCGCGCCTTAACTTGACCCGAGAACATCCCTTCACGACGATCCAACGGCGCCACCATTGCGATCGCACCTTGCAGCAGGCCCAGCTAGTCATGAGCTGGCGTGTACCTGGCATGGCAGATTTGATGGAAACCCATGCCTTAGACGTGCTGGCTTCAGTATTGGGTCGGGGCCGTCTGGCCCGATTGGTGCGAGATCTACGGGAAGAGCGTGGCTGGGTCAGTAGCGTGTCGGCCAGTAATCTGACCTACGGTCAGCAGGGAGCCTTTACCCTATTTGCCCAATTACCCGTTGAACACCTAGAGCGGGTAGAGGCCATCATCGTCGACCATATCCGGCACCTGCAGAACCAGCCCATCACCATCGATGAATTGGCCCGGGTGTGCACCCAAGTCTCCAACGGCTACGTCTTTGGCAGTGAAACCCCCAGCGATCGGGCCGGTCTCTATGGCTACTATCACACCCTGACCGGCACCATTGACCATGCCCTCGACTATCCAGCCCGAATTCAGGCCTTGTCACCCGCTGAGATCCAAGCTGCGGCCCAGCAGTACCTCGATCCGGATGCCTATGGCTTGGTCGTCATGCAACCCGAGGCCGGCTAG
- a CDS encoding rhodanese-like domain-containing protein translates to MPRPLRQFSPMNLFFGLLPQPAPLRPESRVYDLKTRLDWGEPALTIIDVRNRARFNAQHIRGAISIPMAELVTQARQSLESDRDIYVYGEVDEEASHAAEQLRRAGFKQVSVLRGGAAAWKAAGFPLETLHQNPATL, encoded by the coding sequence ATGCCTCGCCCTTTGCGGCAATTTTCACCCATGAACCTTTTCTTCGGCCTATTGCCTCAGCCTGCACCATTGCGTCCCGAGTCGCGGGTCTACGACCTCAAGACTCGGCTAGATTGGGGAGAACCCGCCCTGACCATCATCGACGTGCGCAATCGGGCCAGGTTTAACGCTCAGCACATTCGTGGCGCCATTTCCATCCCCATGGCAGAGTTGGTGACCCAGGCCCGTCAGAGCCTGGAGTCGGATCGGGATATCTATGTCTACGGCGAGGTAGATGAAGAGGCCAGCCATGCCGCCGAGCAGCTGCGTCGGGCTGGTTTCAAGCAAGTTTCGGTACTGCGAGGCGGGGCCGCTGCTTGGAAAGCCGCCGGATTTCCCCTGGAAACCTTGCATCAGAACCCTGCGACCTTATGA
- a CDS encoding prohibitin family protein yields MKNQPNWQLPTLLSIVALLAIVVLNAFVIINPGEAGVLSILGKARDGALLEGIHFKPPLISKVDVYDVTVQKFEVPAQSSTKDLQELSASFAINFRLDPVQVVTIRRTQGTLQNIVAKIIAPQTQESFKVAAARRTVEEAITQRDQLKQDFDEALVTRLDKYGIIVLDTSVVDLNFSKEFARAVEDKQIAEQRARRAVYIAREAKQEAEATINRARGQAEAQRLLRETLTPELLQKQAIEKWDGKFPQVLGGEGAVPFINLDQSQLKAAQ; encoded by the coding sequence ATGAAAAACCAACCCAACTGGCAATTACCGACGCTATTGAGCATCGTTGCACTGTTGGCGATTGTTGTCCTCAACGCCTTTGTGATCATCAATCCCGGCGAGGCTGGTGTTCTTAGTATCCTCGGAAAAGCTCGAGATGGCGCCCTCCTGGAAGGGATTCACTTCAAACCACCCCTGATCTCTAAGGTGGATGTCTATGATGTCACCGTGCAAAAGTTTGAAGTGCCAGCCCAAAGTTCCACCAAGGACCTGCAGGAACTCTCCGCCAGCTTTGCCATCAACTTCCGGTTAGATCCGGTGCAAGTAGTCACCATTCGTCGTACCCAGGGCACCCTGCAAAACATTGTGGCCAAAATCATCGCTCCCCAGACCCAAGAGTCATTTAAGGTGGCGGCGGCCCGTCGCACCGTGGAGGAGGCGATTACCCAGCGGGACCAACTCAAGCAGGACTTCGATGAGGCCCTGGTGACCCGGCTAGATAAATACGGCATCATCGTCCTCGACACCAGCGTGGTCGATTTGAACTTCTCCAAGGAGTTTGCCAGGGCTGTGGAGGACAAGCAGATTGCTGAGCAGCGAGCCCGCCGCGCGGTCTACATCGCCCGAGAAGCGAAACAAGAGGCGGAAGCCACCATCAACCGGGCCCGCGGTCAAGCCGAAGCCCAGCGGCTATTGCGGGAGACCCTGACTCCGGAATTGCTGCAAAAGCAGGCCATCGAGAAATGGGACGGCAAGTTTCCCCAGGTGCTGGGGGGCGAGGGAGCCGTACCCTTCATCAACCTCGATCAGTCCCAGCTTAAGGCGGCCCAGTAA
- a CDS encoding YebC/PmpR family DNA-binding transcriptional regulator — protein sequence MAGHSKWANIKRQKARVDAVKGKVFAKLSREIIVAARHGSADPAANFQLRTAIEKAKAAGVPNDNIDRAIAKGSGQLGGDGDALEAIRYEGYGPGGVAVLIEALTDNRNRTAADLRAAFNKVNGNLGETGCVGWMFEQKGVVTVAGPIDEEALLEAALDGGAESYDLTQVDEETAGAEVYCAPPDLEPLSTALQQQGYDLRATELRWLANNTVPVSDADQARALLKLMDALDDLDDVQSVTANFDMADDLMALSVA from the coding sequence ATGGCCGGGCATAGTAAATGGGCCAATATCAAGCGTCAGAAGGCGCGGGTAGACGCAGTCAAGGGTAAGGTCTTTGCCAAGCTGTCTCGAGAAATCATCGTGGCCGCCCGCCATGGCAGTGCCGATCCGGCGGCTAACTTTCAGCTACGCACCGCCATTGAGAAGGCCAAAGCCGCCGGCGTCCCCAACGACAACATTGACCGGGCCATCGCCAAGGGCTCGGGGCAGCTGGGCGGCGATGGCGACGCCTTAGAGGCGATTCGCTACGAGGGCTATGGCCCCGGCGGCGTGGCCGTGCTGATCGAAGCCCTGACCGATAACCGCAACCGCACCGCCGCCGACCTGCGGGCCGCCTTCAACAAGGTCAATGGCAACCTGGGGGAGACCGGCTGTGTCGGCTGGATGTTTGAGCAGAAAGGCGTGGTGACAGTGGCGGGCCCCATCGACGAAGAGGCCCTGTTGGAAGCGGCCCTGGACGGGGGGGCCGAGAGTTACGACTTGACCCAGGTAGATGAGGAGACCGCTGGGGCTGAGGTCTACTGTGCTCCCCCGGACCTAGAGCCGCTCAGCACCGCGCTGCAGCAACAGGGATACGACCTCAGAGCCACAGAACTGCGCTGGCTTGCCAACAACACCGTGCCGGTGAGCGATGCCGACCAGGCCCGAGCCCTGCTGAAATTGATGGATGCCCTCGACGATCTCGATGATGTGCAATCGGTGACCGCCAACTTCGACATGGCCGACGACCTGATGGCCCTCAGCGTCGCCTAA
- a CDS encoding aspartate kinase — MARIVQKYGGTSVGSVERIQAVARRVQQTAAAGHAVVVVVSAMGKTTDGLVKLASDITQRPNRRELDMLLSTGEQVSIALLSMALHELGQDAISLTGAQVGIVTEAAHTQARILNIKTERLERHLQDGKVVVVAGFQGISQSHDLEITTLGRGGSDTSAVALAAALQADCCEIYTDVPGILTTDPRLVSQAQLMAEITCDEMLELASLGAKVLHPRAVEIARNYGITLVVRSSWSDAPGTRVIAPTPQPRSLEDLEIAHPVDAVEFDTEQAKVALLRIPDRPGIASRLFGELAQQSLNVDLIIQSIHEGNTNDIAFTVMRSHLNRATAVADAIAPALRHDIADTNQAEVTVSKHMAKVSIAGAGMIGRPGVAAQMFSTLAQVGVNIQLISTSEVKVSCTIDIADCDRAIATLCEAFGVTRSPARLGSEMAADSTEVTPVVRGAALDRNQARLAVRHVPDRPGAAAYIFQCLADAGVSVDMIIQSQRCRLVNSLATRDIAFTVTQGDMDTAQTILSEAAATLGYGDIVVDPAIAKVSVVGIGMIHAPGVAARMFQALAEHGINIQMIATSEIKISCVVSQDNGVKALQAVHAAFNLAGTEPVIVPA, encoded by the coding sequence ATGGCGCGGATCGTGCAGAAGTACGGCGGCACCTCAGTGGGGTCGGTGGAGCGAATTCAGGCGGTGGCCCGTCGAGTCCAGCAGACAGCAGCGGCGGGCCATGCGGTGGTGGTAGTGGTCTCGGCGATGGGAAAGACCACCGATGGCTTGGTGAAGTTAGCCAGCGACATCACCCAGAGGCCGAATCGCCGAGAGCTGGACATGTTGCTATCTACCGGGGAGCAGGTGTCGATTGCCCTATTAAGCATGGCGCTGCATGAACTGGGGCAAGATGCCATTTCGCTGACCGGGGCTCAGGTGGGCATTGTCACTGAGGCAGCCCATACCCAGGCGCGCATTCTCAATATCAAGACTGAGCGCCTGGAACGCCACCTCCAAGATGGCAAGGTGGTGGTGGTGGCAGGCTTTCAAGGCATTAGCCAGAGCCATGATTTGGAAATCACTACCTTGGGTCGCGGTGGCTCTGATACCTCGGCCGTAGCCTTGGCGGCGGCACTGCAGGCCGATTGTTGTGAGATTTACACCGATGTCCCTGGCATCTTAACCACCGATCCGCGCTTGGTGTCACAGGCCCAGCTAATGGCAGAAATTACCTGCGACGAAATGCTGGAACTGGCCAGCCTGGGGGCAAAAGTACTGCACCCGCGGGCGGTGGAAATTGCTCGCAATTATGGCATTACTTTGGTAGTGCGCTCTAGCTGGAGCGATGCACCAGGCACCCGGGTGATTGCGCCTACTCCCCAGCCTCGGTCCTTAGAAGACTTAGAAATTGCCCACCCAGTAGATGCGGTGGAATTCGATACGGAACAGGCGAAGGTGGCGTTGCTGCGCATTCCCGATCGGCCTGGCATCGCCAGCCGCCTGTTTGGGGAATTGGCCCAGCAGTCCCTAAATGTAGACCTGATCATTCAGTCGATCCATGAGGGCAATACCAACGATATTGCCTTTACGGTGATGCGATCGCATCTGAATCGAGCCACTGCCGTTGCCGATGCCATTGCCCCAGCCCTGCGCCACGATATTGCCGACACCAACCAGGCCGAAGTCACTGTGAGCAAGCACATGGCCAAAGTCAGCATCGCTGGAGCTGGTATGATTGGACGCCCAGGAGTGGCCGCCCAGATGTTCTCCACCCTGGCCCAGGTTGGGGTCAACATTCAGTTAATTTCCACCTCAGAGGTCAAAGTCAGCTGCACCATCGATATCGCCGATTGCGATCGGGCCATCGCCACCCTCTGTGAGGCCTTTGGCGTCACCCGCTCCCCTGCCCGCCTGGGCAGCGAAATGGCCGCCGACTCCACCGAAGTTACCCCTGTGGTGCGGGGGGCAGCCCTCGACCGCAACCAAGCCCGCCTAGCCGTGCGCCATGTCCCCGATCGACCCGGGGCGGCCGCTTACATCTTCCAGTGCCTGGCCGATGCCGGCGTCAGCGTCGATATGATCATCCAGTCCCAGCGTTGCCGTCTAGTCAATAGCCTAGCCACCCGCGACATCGCCTTCACCGTCACCCAGGGGGATATGGATACGGCTCAGACTATTCTGAGCGAAGCCGCTGCCACCCTGGGCTATGGCGACATCGTCGTTGACCCAGCCATTGCCAAAGTCAGCGTCGTCGGCATCGGCATGATCCATGCCCCTGGGGTGGCCGCCCGCATGTTTCAGGCCCTGGCAGAACACGGCATCAACATCCAGATGATCGCCACCTCCGAGATTAAAATCAGCTGCGTCGTTAGCCAGGATAATGGTGTCAAGGCCCTGCAGGCAGTCCACGCTGCCTTTAATTTGGCCGGTACCGAGCCCGTGATTGTTCCGGCTTAG
- a CDS encoding ATP-dependent Clp protease ATP-binding subunit encodes MFEHFTNTAIAVIMQAQEEARRLRHNFVGTEQLLLGILKEGTSLSAKVLADFGVNLSDARTEVEAIIGRGSGGTSAEIPFTPKVKHIFEQAFQEARKLDSAYIEPEHLLLSLTQSQESVAYRVLSNLGVDPAKVRTRIIRESGEAAAVPVGGSEESRRRSDRSNSGRVLREFGTDLTEMAAQGQLDPVVGRQTEIERVVQILGRRTKNNPVLVGEPGVGKTAIAEGLAQRIVNQDVPEALLNKRVIALDMGLLVAGTRFRGDFEERLNQILTEVREDPSYVLVIDEVHTLVGAGSLEGGMDAANLLKPALARGELQCIGATTLDEFRQHIERDAALERRFQSVMVNPPTVPETIEILTGLRSRYEQFHHIAFTDEALEAAAKLSDRYISDRFLPDKAIDLIDEAGSRVKLRHVPNYPSREVKQELRQIKQELVDAVQSQEFSRAQELRDRKQNLQQELADDNGQVTLTMPEVTDEDIAEIVASWTGIPVNRMTESEAARMLHLEDVLHERVIGQQEAVSAVARSVRRSRVGLASPNRPIAGLIFSGPTGVGKTELAKALAVAIFGSEEAMTRLDMSEFMEGHTVSKLIGSPPGFVGYEEGGQLTEAVRRQPYTVILMDEIEKAHPEVFNMLLQVLEDGRLTDGKGRVVSFKNTLLIMTSNIGSRVIEKGGDSLGFDLAPSDDEATNRYHNIRNMVNEEMKQYFRPELLNRIDEIIVFRQLTQDEVSQVADLMLEEVSQRLAEREIQLRLSPAFRQRLNQEGYDQRYGARPMRRAIARLVEDTLAEAILAGKLQAGDTAVLDIQDGDPVAYAERQLALAGVRQ; translated from the coding sequence ATGTTTGAACACTTCACCAACACCGCCATTGCCGTAATCATGCAAGCCCAGGAGGAAGCCCGGCGCCTGCGGCACAATTTTGTTGGTACAGAGCAGCTACTGCTCGGCATCTTGAAGGAAGGCACCAGTCTCTCTGCCAAAGTTCTGGCAGATTTCGGGGTTAACCTGTCTGACGCCCGCACAGAGGTAGAAGCTATCATTGGCCGCGGTAGCGGGGGCACATCGGCTGAAATCCCGTTTACTCCCAAGGTCAAGCATATCTTCGAGCAGGCCTTCCAGGAGGCTAGAAAGCTGGATTCAGCCTACATTGAGCCCGAACACCTGCTACTGAGCTTGACCCAAAGTCAAGAAAGCGTAGCTTATCGAGTCCTCAGTAACTTGGGCGTAGATCCAGCTAAAGTCCGCACTCGCATCATTCGAGAGTCTGGGGAAGCCGCTGCTGTGCCGGTGGGCGGTTCAGAGGAGAGTCGCCGCCGCAGCGATCGCAGCAACTCTGGTCGCGTATTGCGGGAATTCGGCACCGATTTGACGGAGATGGCGGCCCAAGGGCAATTAGATCCGGTCGTGGGTCGGCAAACGGAAATCGAACGGGTTGTCCAGATTCTGGGGCGACGCACGAAGAATAACCCGGTGCTAGTGGGAGAACCCGGGGTTGGTAAGACGGCCATTGCTGAAGGCTTAGCCCAGCGCATCGTCAATCAAGACGTGCCCGAAGCCTTGTTGAACAAGCGGGTGATCGCCCTGGATATGGGTCTATTGGTGGCAGGAACGCGCTTTCGTGGCGATTTCGAGGAACGCCTGAATCAGATTCTGACGGAAGTGCGAGAGGACCCCAGCTATGTCCTGGTTATCGACGAGGTTCATACCCTAGTGGGAGCTGGCTCCTTGGAAGGAGGCATGGACGCTGCCAATCTGCTGAAACCGGCTCTGGCTCGGGGTGAGTTACAGTGCATCGGGGCAACCACCTTAGACGAGTTCCGCCAGCACATCGAACGGGATGCGGCTCTAGAGCGTCGCTTCCAATCGGTGATGGTGAATCCACCGACGGTGCCGGAAACGATCGAGATTTTGACCGGCCTGCGCAGCCGCTATGAGCAGTTTCACCACATTGCCTTTACTGATGAGGCCCTGGAAGCGGCAGCGAAGTTGTCAGATCGCTACATCAGTGACCGCTTTCTGCCCGATAAGGCCATCGATCTAATTGATGAAGCTGGGTCGCGGGTGAAGTTGCGCCATGTGCCCAACTATCCCTCCCGAGAAGTCAAGCAGGAACTGCGCCAGATTAAGCAAGAGCTGGTGGACGCGGTGCAAAGCCAAGAGTTTTCTCGAGCCCAGGAATTACGCGATCGCAAACAGAATCTACAGCAAGAGCTGGCTGACGACAATGGGCAAGTCACCCTGACCATGCCAGAGGTCACAGATGAAGACATTGCCGAAATCGTCGCCTCCTGGACCGGCATTCCTGTCAACCGCATGACTGAGTCGGAAGCGGCCCGCATGCTGCACCTAGAAGATGTCTTACACGAGCGGGTGATCGGTCAACAGGAAGCCGTCAGTGCCGTGGCTCGTTCCGTGCGCCGCTCTCGAGTTGGCTTGGCTAGTCCTAACCGGCCCATTGCCGGACTGATCTTCTCGGGACCTACCGGCGTCGGTAAGACAGAGCTCGCTAAGGCCCTGGCCGTCGCTATCTTCGGCTCAGAGGAAGCCATGACTCGGCTAGATATGTCTGAGTTCATGGAAGGCCACACGGTCTCTAAGCTAATTGGCTCGCCGCCGGGATTTGTCGGCTACGAAGAGGGCGGGCAACTGACCGAGGCCGTACGGCGACAGCCCTACACCGTGATCTTGATGGATGAGATCGAAAAGGCCCATCCCGAGGTCTTCAACATGCTGCTGCAGGTGCTGGAAGACGGTCGTCTCACCGATGGCAAAGGCCGCGTGGTCAGCTTCAAGAATACCTTGCTGATCATGACCTCCAACATTGGCTCGCGAGTCATCGAGAAGGGCGGCGACAGCTTGGGCTTCGACCTTGCTCCCAGTGACGATGAAGCGACCAATCGGTACCACAACATTCGCAACATGGTCAACGAAGAGATGAAGCAGTACTTCCGGCCAGAGTTGCTCAACCGTATCGATGAGATCATCGTCTTCCGTCAACTCACCCAGGATGAAGTCAGCCAGGTGGCGGATCTAATGTTAGAGGAAGTCTCCCAGCGGCTGGCCGAGCGGGAAATTCAACTGCGCCTTAGCCCTGCCTTCCGCCAGCGCTTGAACCAGGAAGGTTATGACCAACGCTATGGGGCTCGTCCCATGCGCCGGGCCATTGCCCGCTTAGTGGAAGATACCCTGGCGGAAGCGATCCTGGCGGGTAAACTGCAGGCTGGTGACACCGCTGTGCTGGATATCCAGGACGGTGACCCGGTGGCCTATGCCGAGCGTCAACTGGCCTTAGCCGGAGTCAGACAGTAG
- a CDS encoding FAD-dependent hydroxylase — protein MIEAQTFAQAAARQRAYAFSLTSAAIFKGLGLWPQVAPQITHFRRVSLSDGDYPRRVVFTPQDAGEEAVYYGAEHGVLMAALQAAVEASETIHCWSPAQVQSVEYGPDQAQLQIQADDQLWCLSTPLVVAADGMRSQLRQQAGIGSIGWTYWQSCITAILKPAQSHDNTAYERFWPSGPFAILPLPGNRCQIVWTAPHQEAQALIALPREQFMAALQRRYGDQMGALTLVSQPLLFPVRLRQSHRYGLPRLALVGDAAHCCHPVGGQGLNMGIRDAAALAEVLLAAQAAGEDWGSLPVLRRYDRWRRRENWLILGFTDLLNRSFFQPLLAPGVPTAVGTPGPTACDHATPRRPAVDGRSLRPSASSSRAEYPRLTTSLADNVNQTQSIPVQRSLLATMENLPKNPIQTVL, from the coding sequence GTGATCGAAGCTCAGACCTTTGCCCAGGCGGCGGCTCGGCAACGGGCCTATGCCTTTTCGCTGACCTCAGCTGCCATTTTCAAGGGGTTGGGGTTGTGGCCCCAAGTGGCACCCCAGATTACCCATTTTCGCCGGGTGTCCCTCTCAGATGGCGACTATCCCCGGCGAGTGGTGTTTACGCCCCAAGACGCCGGGGAAGAAGCGGTCTATTATGGGGCCGAGCATGGGGTCTTAATGGCGGCCCTACAGGCGGCCGTAGAGGCTAGTGAGACCATCCACTGTTGGAGCCCGGCCCAGGTGCAATCGGTGGAGTATGGCCCCGACCAGGCCCAGTTACAGATCCAGGCCGATGACCAGCTCTGGTGCCTGAGCACTCCCTTGGTGGTGGCGGCCGATGGCATGCGATCGCAACTGCGGCAGCAGGCCGGCATCGGCAGCATCGGCTGGACCTACTGGCAATCCTGCATCACCGCCATCCTTAAACCGGCCCAATCCCACGACAACACCGCCTACGAGCGCTTCTGGCCCAGTGGCCCCTTCGCCATCCTGCCCCTGCCCGGCAATCGCTGCCAGATCGTCTGGACCGCTCCCCACCAGGAAGCCCAAGCCCTGATCGCCCTGCCTCGGGAGCAATTCATGGCGGCACTACAGCGCCGTTACGGTGACCAGATGGGCGCCTTGACCCTGGTCAGCCAGCCTCTGCTATTCCCGGTGCGGCTGAGGCAAAGCCATCGCTATGGGCTGCCGCGCCTGGCCCTGGTGGGGGATGCCGCCCACTGTTGTCATCCCGTCGGCGGTCAGGGCCTCAATATGGGCATTCGGGATGCCGCCGCCCTGGCAGAAGTCCTGCTGGCGGCCCAAGCCGCCGGCGAAGACTGGGGCAGTCTGCCGGTGCTGCGTCGCTACGACCGCTGGCGCCGCCGGGAAAACTGGCTGATCCTCGGCTTTACCGACCTGCTCAACCGCAGCTTTTTCCAACCACTGCTGGCCCCTGGTGTCCCTACGGCGGTTGGGACTCCTGGGCCTACGGCATGTGACCATGCTACGCCGCGCCGCCCTGCGGTTGATGGTCGGTCGCTTCGGCCGAGTGCCTCGTCTAGTCGAGCGGAGTACCCTAGGCTAACGACATCCCTGGCCGACAATGTCAATCAAACTCAATCCATTCCCGTTCAAAGGTCACTGTTGGCCACCATGGAGAACCTGCCGAAAAACCCTATTCAGACTGTACTTTAG
- the mutL gene encoding DNA mismatch repair endonuclease MutL, translating into MATQIQALPNTVIDAIAAGEVIDSWAAVVRELAENALDAGANRISLDLWPRRWQLRLADNGRGMDLPDLRQAALAHHTSKIETAADLWNIVSLGFRGEALHSLCQGAELDICSRPAQASEGWQIRYDRQGQPQEETTVAIAPGTIVTVANLFAAWPGRRQALPPLAQQLRAVHQTLQQLALCHPQVTWQARLDDRPWFTLWPAASARQVLPQMLRQVHPQDLRETEQIVSLPSNEEPPRVYLLLGLPDRCHRRRNDWVRVAVNGRPIILPELEQAMVQAFRRTLPGHRYPICFAHLRVDPSQLDWNRHPAKAILYLQQLQEWCRALPQLIDQTLQSDPGALNDSSHQPRLHQVIKTAEATGTYRATSTPHQQGTLRAVAQVHNRYILAEHAAGMCLIEQHIAHERVLYEQLCDHWRVVPLEPPILLEHLSAAQVEQLRRLQLTVEPFGPSLWALRSAPASLAQRDDCAEALQELSLGGDLDAAIVATACRTAIRNGTPLDLATMRSLLDQWQQTRHPQTCPHGRPICLTLQESSLARFFRRHWVIGKSHGI; encoded by the coding sequence ATGGCAACTCAGATTCAAGCCCTGCCAAACACGGTGATCGATGCCATTGCGGCGGGGGAGGTAATCGATTCCTGGGCAGCCGTGGTGCGGGAGCTGGCCGAAAATGCTCTGGATGCCGGGGCTAATCGCATTAGCCTCGATCTCTGGCCCCGGCGTTGGCAGCTGCGGTTAGCCGACAATGGACGGGGGATGGATCTACCCGATTTGCGCCAGGCGGCCCTGGCCCATCACACCAGCAAGATTGAGACGGCGGCGGATCTCTGGAATATCGTCAGTTTGGGATTTCGGGGCGAAGCCTTACATAGCCTCTGCCAGGGGGCGGAGTTAGACATCTGTAGCCGGCCGGCCCAGGCATCGGAGGGCTGGCAGATTCGCTACGACCGCCAGGGACAGCCCCAAGAAGAAACAACGGTTGCGATCGCACCGGGCACCATCGTCACTGTCGCCAATCTCTTCGCCGCCTGGCCTGGCCGCCGCCAGGCCCTGCCGCCCCTAGCCCAGCAGCTACGGGCGGTGCATCAGACCCTCCAACAGTTGGCTCTCTGCCATCCCCAGGTCACCTGGCAAGCTCGCCTAGACGATCGGCCCTGGTTTACCCTCTGGCCTGCGGCGTCGGCCCGACAAGTGCTTCCCCAAATGCTGCGCCAGGTTCATCCCCAGGATCTGCGCGAGACAGAGCAGATCGTGTCCCTCCCCAGCAATGAAGAGCCGCCCCGGGTCTATCTGTTGTTAGGGTTACCCGATCGCTGCCACCGTCGCCGCAACGACTGGGTCAGGGTAGCCGTCAATGGTCGCCCGATCATCCTACCCGAGCTAGAGCAAGCCATGGTGCAGGCCTTTCGCCGCACCCTGCCAGGCCATCGCTATCCCATTTGCTTTGCCCATCTGCGCGTCGATCCCAGCCAGCTGGACTGGAACCGCCATCCTGCCAAGGCCATTCTCTACCTGCAGCAGCTCCAGGAGTGGTGTCGGGCCCTACCCCAGCTCATCGACCAAACCCTGCAATCCGATCCCGGAGCCCTCAACGACAGCAGTCATCAGCCCCGATTGCATCAGGTGATTAAAACTGCCGAGGCCACCGGCACCTATAGAGCAACCTCAACTCCCCACCAGCAGGGGACCCTGCGGGCAGTGGCCCAGGTGCATAATCGCTATATCTTGGCAGAGCATGCCGCCGGCATGTGCCTGATCGAGCAACACATTGCCCACGAACGGGTGCTCTACGAACAGCTCTGCGACCACTGGCGGGTGGTGCCCTTAGAACCTCCGATTCTTCTGGAGCATCTCTCGGCAGCTCAAGTGGAGCAGTTACGACGGCTGCAGCTAACAGTAGAGCCCTTTGGCCCTTCCCTCTGGGCGCTAAGATCGGCCCCAGCCAGCCTGGCCCAACGGGATGACTGCGCCGAGGCCCTGCAGGAACTCAGCCTGGGGGGAGATTTAGATGCCGCCATCGTCGCTACTGCCTGCCGTACCGCCATTCGCAACGGCACTCCCCTAGACTTGGCCACGATGCGATCGCTGCTCGATCAGTGGCAGCAGACCCGCCACCCCCAGACCTGTCCCCATGGCCGTCCCATTTGCCTCACCCTGCAGGAATCCAGCCTGGCCCGTTTCTTCCGCCGCCACTGGGTGATCGGCAAAAGCCACGGCATATAG